One region of Candidatus Omnitrophota bacterium genomic DNA includes:
- a CDS encoding GDP-mannose 4,6-dehydratase gives MKKILVTGVSGFTGRYFVDFAGKMRPGTVRIFGVDKKCFPGSPEDFKFIKSDLLDKGKISKIIGDIRPDYILHLSALLFSKDHEDLLRYNVLATKNIFDAVIENGLSPRILVIGTSGEYGISRRNIPLKETGPLAPITAYGLSKAAQTLLALQYHQGSGLDIVVARPFNLIGPGQTSQLVCGSIINQIKDMGLQGSRKGRLLIGNLHTSRDFIDVRDAVRAYWMLMACKKPVAGEIFNVGSGKPHSVREIVKILSGLCGRKFSVEQRKDKVMKKDIPAQTADITKIKALTGWKPEIPISTSLMDMYLNTP, from the coding sequence ATGAAAAAAATCTTAGTCACGGGAGTCAGCGGTTTTACGGGAAGGTATTTTGTCGATTTCGCCGGCAAGATGAGGCCCGGGACGGTAAGGATCTTCGGGGTAGATAAAAAGTGTTTCCCGGGAAGTCCGGAGGATTTTAAATTCATAAAGTCAGACCTACTCGACAAGGGGAAGATCTCGAAGATCATAGGCGATATCCGCCCCGATTATATTTTGCACCTGTCGGCATTGCTTTTCAGCAAGGATCATGAAGACCTGCTGAGATATAACGTACTTGCGACGAAGAACATCTTTGACGCTGTGATCGAGAATGGGTTATCTCCGCGGATACTGGTTATCGGCACTTCCGGCGAATATGGGATAAGCAGACGGAATATACCATTGAAAGAGACAGGCCCTTTGGCGCCTATAACGGCTTACGGCCTCAGTAAGGCGGCTCAGACGCTTTTGGCGTTGCAATACCATCAAGGATCCGGCTTGGACATAGTCGTCGCGCGGCCTTTTAACCTGATAGGGCCGGGCCAGACATCACAACTGGTTTGCGGTTCGATCATCAACCAGATCAAGGATATGGGTCTGCAGGGGAGCAGGAAAGGCAGGTTGCTGATAGGAAACCTTCATACGAGCAGGGATTTTATAGATGTTAGGGACGCGGTCAGGGCTTATTGGATGCTTATGGCATGCAAAAAACCGGTCGCGGGAGAGATATTTAACGTAGGCAGCGGAAAACCGCATTCGGTGCGGGAGATCGTAAAGATACTTTCCGGCCTTTGCGGGAGGAAATTTTCGGTCGAGCAGCGAAAAGACAAGGTCATGAAGAAAGACATACCGGCGCAGACAGCGGATATTACCAAGATCAAGGCATTGACGGGATGGAAACCGGAGATCCCGATAAGCACATCCCTTATGGATATGTACCTTAATACGCCGTGA
- a CDS encoding class I SAM-dependent methyltransferase: MPKVVFDTLTFMSRLERLKSWFYKKIEPYLGERILEAGCGTGNLTSYMSGKQLVLAVDNDSDMLDECRSRFSDNPNVKFLRYDLTDPSITKLSGNNLDTVVCVNTLEHIKDDEAVLNNFNSILNKEGTLILLVPAFQSLYCSLDRAAGHYRRYSLSEVSEMIEKCGFTIDKKMYFNFFGLIGWFFNGKVLKKEKISTRLLSMFNFLTPLLDFFENLIGPPIGLSIILICRKRG, from the coding sequence ATGCCCAAAGTCGTTTTTGATACGCTTACTTTCATGTCAAGGCTCGAGCGTTTGAAGTCCTGGTTTTACAAAAAGATCGAGCCATACCTCGGAGAGAGGATCCTGGAGGCGGGATGCGGGACCGGGAACCTGACTTCTTACATGTCGGGCAAACAGCTGGTGCTGGCAGTAGACAATGACTCCGACATGCTGGATGAATGCAGGAGCAGGTTTTCGGATAATCCGAACGTAAAATTCCTAAGATACGACTTAACCGACCCGTCGATAACAAAGCTTTCGGGAAATAACCTGGATACGGTCGTTTGCGTCAATACCCTCGAACACATAAAGGATGACGAGGCGGTTTTGAATAATTTCAACTCTATATTAAACAAAGAGGGCACCCTTATCTTGTTGGTACCCGCCTTCCAATCTTTATACTGCAGCCTTGACAGGGCGGCAGGTCACTACAGGAGGTACAGCCTGTCAGAGGTATCGGAAATGATAGAAAAATGCGGTTTTACCATCGACAAAAAGATGTATTTTAATTTTTTCGGACTGATCGGGTGGTTTTTCAACGGGAAGGTCTTGAAAAAAGAAAAGATCTCCACCAGGCTGTTGAGCATGTTTAATTTCTTGACTCCGTTGCTGGATTTTTTCGAGAACCTGATAGGGCCTCCTATAGGCCTATCTATCATATTGATATGCAGGAAGAGGGGATGA
- a CDS encoding glycosyltransferase family 4 protein, with the protein MDIAIVTPALNYGGGERQVEFLASGLAGNGHSVRVYCFFDDGPIADRLAGKGIKVHRLYNRAVTGDGPRKKVGGPAEEAGVFRKSGDAVDRLRRLANECLAALKLFAAFAKKRPDVVHLYQNQTKMAVLAGRMAGVKRIIYTETSLIGDWLSPSQLSVMRFFWRRCDAIIALSESMKRHMVGLGAAVTDKLYVVPTMLPSPGKNAIVPVEGKGDVSVGIVGRLTPEKGHVFFLKAAELINKRRSNIKFIIAGQGYLKNELISLIEINGLAANTELTGAFKDISDIMCRIDILVLSSLTEGAPLVLLEGMAYGKPVVAADVGGVSELVVEGKTGFLVAPKDPEALADAILKLAGDPQMRKRFAEAAINRFTERYSSGKLIPEIESIYRGGMD; encoded by the coding sequence ATGGATATAGCTATAGTGACTCCCGCGCTGAATTACGGCGGCGGGGAGAGGCAGGTTGAATTTCTGGCGTCAGGGTTGGCCGGCAACGGGCACTCGGTAAGAGTCTATTGTTTCTTCGACGACGGCCCGATAGCGGACAGGTTGGCCGGAAAAGGGATAAAGGTCCATAGGCTATATAACCGGGCCGTCACCGGGGACGGTCCGAGGAAAAAAGTCGGCGGGCCCGCGGAAGAGGCCGGCGTTTTCAGGAAAAGCGGCGATGCCGTCGACAGGTTAAGGCGGCTGGCTAACGAATGCCTGGCGGCTTTAAAATTATTTGCCGCCTTTGCGAAAAAAAGGCCGGATGTCGTCCATCTATACCAGAACCAGACCAAGATGGCTGTCCTTGCCGGCAGGATGGCCGGCGTAAAAAGGATAATCTACACCGAAACGTCCCTTATCGGGGATTGGCTTTCGCCTTCCCAGTTGTCGGTTATGAGGTTTTTCTGGAGGCGATGTGATGCTATAATAGCCCTCTCGGAATCTATGAAACGGCACATGGTAGGCCTCGGCGCCGCGGTTACGGACAAGCTATACGTCGTACCGACCATGCTCCCTTCTCCCGGAAAGAATGCAATAGTGCCCGTTGAGGGGAAGGGGGATGTAAGCGTAGGCATCGTCGGCAGGCTTACCCCGGAAAAGGGGCACGTATTTTTTTTAAAGGCCGCGGAGTTGATAAATAAACGACGCAGTAATATCAAATTCATTATCGCGGGCCAGGGCTATCTGAAAAACGAGCTAATCAGCCTCATCGAAATAAACGGCCTGGCCGCAAATACAGAGTTGACCGGCGCGTTTAAGGATATATCCGATATCATGTGCCGCATCGATATACTTGTGCTTTCTTCCCTGACAGAGGGCGCGCCATTGGTCCTGCTTGAAGGTATGGCTTACGGCAAACCTGTAGTAGCCGCCGATGTGGGGGGAGTAAGTGAACTGGTAGTTGAAGGCAAAACAGGTTTTTTGGTCGCTCCTAAAGACCCTGAGGCATTGGCTGATGCCATACTTAAGCTTGCCGGGGATCCGCAAATGAGGAAGAGATTCGCTGAGGCAGCGATCAACCGGTTCACGGAGAGATATTCCTCCGGGAAACTTATCCCGGAAATAGAATCGATATACCGCGGAGGCATGGATTGA
- a CDS encoding glycosyltransferase family 39 protein, with product MILNKIAVFSYILLGIVLGFILTFYTAGLFVLSLFLASLLAIKLFFKKESSSFLIKLFIISFILRAAMCLVNYNVGLEPPFWGGDTQPDAAVYNVNAFYISHLLKDNPAEENLARARDPFLDRMLDKTRYFHDNRLPDLGGYQFDSNVFGLGVFYAWLGYAPVAAKMTNSLICCLSIILVYLISRRLFGEEKPSRIAAVIFAFFPSIFYWSVTGLRDSVSNFLLLAYLLFLVKLITEKKFKYIFWALLFIYLSNLFRTKLSISLLAGLGVVSVFALLKALKVGKSTILRVSLIFAVYFILAFVFADRTTITSKIVNTANFIARINLAQVVSGGAYHPSQTNYRIYSDLVYQQGKLSPGDVFSFGYLATILKAILYFFFAPFPFGNWSLSFLPFYPQVIYWYLMAPFTVTGWLLFLKKDKYTSLTLTALLLVLILPAALFESNIGTAFRHKDMFIPVAFIFAAYALTRQRADNRGS from the coding sequence ATGATCTTGAATAAAATAGCGGTATTCTCATATATTTTACTGGGGATCGTCCTCGGCTTTATTTTGACGTTCTATACCGCCGGTTTATTCGTCCTGTCCCTTTTTTTGGCGTCCCTGCTCGCAATAAAACTATTTTTTAAAAAAGAATCCTCAAGTTTCCTGATAAAACTTTTCATCATAAGTTTTATCCTCAGGGCGGCAATGTGCCTGGTCAATTATAATGTAGGCCTCGAGCCTCCTTTCTGGGGAGGAGATACCCAGCCTGACGCCGCAGTCTACAATGTTAACGCCTTTTATATCTCTCATTTGTTGAAGGATAATCCCGCGGAAGAAAACCTTGCCAGGGCCAGGGACCCGTTCTTGGACAGGATGCTTGATAAGACGCGGTACTTCCATGACAACCGGCTGCCCGACCTCGGGGGATACCAATTCGACAGTAATGTTTTTGGGTTGGGCGTTTTTTATGCGTGGCTCGGTTATGCGCCGGTCGCGGCTAAAATGACCAACAGCCTTATTTGCTGCTTAAGCATTATTCTTGTGTATTTGATCTCCCGCCGGCTCTTTGGAGAGGAGAAGCCCTCGCGTATCGCCGCCGTAATTTTTGCGTTCTTCCCGTCTATTTTCTACTGGTCTGTCACCGGCTTGCGCGACAGCGTCAGTAATTTTTTGCTTTTGGCTTATTTATTATTCCTTGTCAAGCTGATCACGGAAAAGAAGTTTAAATATATATTCTGGGCCCTGCTTTTTATATATCTATCGAACCTCTTCAGGACTAAGTTATCAATATCATTGTTGGCAGGATTGGGCGTGGTTTCTGTATTCGCCCTTCTAAAAGCGCTTAAGGTAGGGAAAAGCACTATCCTAAGGGTATCTTTGATCTTCGCCGTATATTTTATCTTAGCGTTTGTATTTGCGGATAGGACGACAATAACCTCAAAGATCGTAAATACCGCTAATTTCATTGCCCGAATTAACCTTGCCCAGGTAGTTTCGGGCGGGGCATACCATCCTTCTCAGACAAATTACAGGATATACTCGGATCTGGTCTACCAGCAGGGTAAGCTGTCGCCCGGAGATGTCTTTTCTTTCGGATACCTTGCGACTATCCTAAAAGCGATCTTGTATTTTTTCTTTGCACCGTTCCCGTTCGGGAACTGGAGCCTGAGCTTCCTGCCTTTTTATCCGCAGGTCATTTATTGGTATTTAATGGCCCCGTTTACCGTAACGGGATGGTTGCTTTTCCTGAAGAAGGATAAGTATACCTCGCTTACGCTCACGGCTTTACTCTTGGTGCTTATCCTGCCTGCCGCTCTTTTCGAAAGCAATATCGGGACGGCTTTCCGGCATAAAGACATGTTCATACCCGTCGCTTTTATATTTGCGGCGTACGCCCTTACAAGACAACGGGCAGATAACCGGGGTTCATGA
- a CDS encoding glycosyltransferase family 39 protein — protein MKRTILIALAIFAVALLPRLYAALSEGQVLTPDSLYYNGLAGNILEGKGFSVDGKPTTFKEPFYPFFLASLYHIFGNNYAAVKVIQAIIGALTCVIIFMTARRLFDAKTAVLGALICCFYPAFIRTTGLMITELLYTFLLISIIFFLLRFIQNGGYGNLAFCGAALGIASLTRSVIVLLPFFILLVMGKIFLSHARSVKKYIISAAILLTFFILPIAPWTVRNWKVTHRFIPISTTMGIGLYSSYVPREGKLYGFIASDEVVEKSRSLGSEAAQSDFLAKEALKYIKNNPLRVLKLEVLKTVYFWSVFDWEILGNGVYNYMYAFIMPFFILGIFVNSKRSWELAPVYLPIIYSFCVSLVFYGSPRFRLPIEPYIIMIGAAGIFHFIRRSRNKIFPGLLISGYFMLNVCFYAASYETKVFFRSIFQKIGLW, from the coding sequence ATGAAAAGAACAATATTGATCGCCCTGGCGATCTTTGCCGTGGCTCTGCTGCCGCGGCTCTATGCAGCCCTTTCCGAAGGACAGGTCCTTACGCCGGATTCCCTTTATTACAACGGCCTTGCCGGGAACATCCTCGAGGGCAAGGGATTCAGCGTGGACGGGAAGCCTACTACTTTCAAAGAGCCGTTTTATCCTTTTTTCCTGGCGTCGCTATATCATATATTCGGCAATAACTACGCGGCCGTTAAAGTTATCCAGGCGATCATAGGCGCGTTGACATGCGTAATAATTTTTATGACAGCAAGGCGATTATTCGACGCCAAAACAGCCGTTTTGGGCGCGTTGATCTGTTGTTTTTACCCGGCATTTATCAGGACCACCGGGCTTATGATAACTGAGCTCCTCTATACCTTTTTGCTTATCTCGATCATATTCTTCCTTTTAAGGTTTATCCAGAACGGCGGTTATGGGAATTTGGCCTTTTGCGGGGCCGCGTTGGGGATAGCTTCGCTCACGCGCTCTGTTATAGTCCTGCTTCCCTTTTTTATCCTTCTGGTGATGGGAAAGATCTTTCTCTCCCATGCCCGCAGCGTCAAAAAGTATATTATAAGTGCGGCCATCCTGCTGACTTTTTTTATACTGCCGATAGCTCCCTGGACCGTCAGGAACTGGAAAGTGACCCATCGTTTTATCCCCATTTCCACCACGATGGGAATAGGGCTTTATAGCTCATATGTGCCCAGAGAGGGGAAATTATACGGCTTTATCGCCAGTGATGAAGTCGTGGAAAAGTCCAGGTCATTAGGATCCGAGGCTGCGCAAAGCGATTTCCTGGCAAAAGAGGCGCTAAAATATATAAAAAACAACCCGCTGCGTGTCCTAAAACTGGAGGTATTAAAGACCGTTTATTTCTGGAGCGTCTTCGATTGGGAGATCCTGGGTAACGGCGTGTATAATTACATGTATGCGTTCATTATGCCGTTTTTCATCTTAGGCATATTTGTTAATTCCAAAAGGTCCTGGGAGTTGGCTCCTGTCTATCTGCCTATTATCTATTCTTTTTGCGTTTCTTTGGTGTTCTACGGTTCGCCGAGGTTCCGCCTGCCTATTGAACCGTATATTATCATGATCGGCGCCGCAGGCATTTTCCATTTTATCCGCAGGTCCAGGAATAAGATTTTTCCCGGCCTATTGATAAGCGGTTACTTTATGTTGAACGTATGTTTTTATGCGGCCTCATATGAAACAAAAGTGTTCTTCAGGTCCATATTCCAAAAGATAGGGCTTTGGTAG
- a CDS encoding glycosyltransferase family 2 protein — protein sequence MKVSVIIPVYNEARTIKEILKKVTDSDVVDEIIIVDDFSKDDTMKILESLSLKGVKVYSHDKNRGKGAAIRTGLKNASGDIIIFQDADLEYDPGDYPELVKPIKEGKADVVYGSRFLNRKDLFHCKKVFYLTHFIGNKFLNFMVMLLYGARLTDMETCYKVIKKEILDGIDLSARGFEIEPEITAKLLRKGVKIYEVPISYVPRDYQEGKKISWRDGLKALYVLVKYRVGK from the coding sequence ATGAAGGTATCCGTCATTATCCCTGTTTATAACGAAGCAAGGACAATAAAAGAGATCTTGAAAAAAGTCACGGATAGCGATGTCGTCGACGAGATAATCATCGTCGATGATTTTTCTAAGGACGATACCATGAAGATCCTGGAAAGCCTATCCCTTAAAGGGGTGAAGGTATATTCTCATGATAAAAACCGCGGAAAGGGCGCGGCTATCCGTACAGGCCTCAAAAATGCGTCCGGCGACATAATAATCTTCCAGGATGCGGACTTAGAATATGATCCGGGGGATTATCCGGAGCTCGTGAAACCCATCAAAGAAGGCAAAGCGGATGTTGTATATGGTTCGAGGTTCCTGAACAGAAAAGACCTTTTCCATTGCAAAAAGGTATTTTATCTGACGCATTTTATAGGAAATAAATTTCTTAATTTTATGGTGATGCTTCTTTACGGGGCAAGGCTTACAGATATGGAGACTTGTTATAAGGTCATCAAAAAAGAGATATTGGACGGAATAGACTTATCTGCCAGGGGGTTCGAAATAGAGCCTGAAATAACCGCAAAATTGTTGAGAAAAGGGGTAAAAATATACGAGGTCCCTATTTCCTATGTTCCGAGAGATTACCAGGAAGGCAAAAAGATCTCATGGCGGGATGGCTTAAAGGCATTATACGTGCTCGTAAAATACAGGGTAGGGAAATAA
- a CDS encoding methyltransferase domain-containing protein translates to MLNEELRDKLACPGCLGDLSFGEGDFTCNKCHRKYPVVDGIPVLINEDKSLFRIKDFLGRSSTTIELSGFNKGFLRKIWSRVTPELTLNIYSKRNFKKFIKEACNSAARPAILVIGGGVLGSGLAEIAKNDKIMLIESDVSFGPRTQIICDAHNLPFADSSLDGIIAQAVLEHVTDPHRCVSEIYRILRPKGLVYSEVPFMQQVHMGRYDFTRFTDLGHRRLFRNFEEIKRGVAGGPASALAWSLRYFFMSFTDSPFIKKILSTLSIFAFFWIKYLDFYLVKKASSGDAAGGFYFLGRKSDKTVTDAEIISLYKAKGK, encoded by the coding sequence ATGTTAAATGAAGAGTTGAGGGATAAATTGGCTTGCCCGGGCTGTTTGGGGGACCTGTCATTCGGCGAAGGGGACTTTACTTGTAATAAGTGCCACAGGAAATACCCGGTGGTCGACGGCATCCCGGTACTGATAAATGAGGACAAAAGTTTATTCAGGATAAAGGATTTTCTGGGCAGATCTTCGACTACCATCGAATTAAGCGGCTTTAATAAAGGGTTCCTGAGGAAGATATGGAGCAGGGTCACCCCGGAGCTTACTCTCAATATTTACAGCAAAAGGAATTTCAAAAAATTCATCAAGGAGGCATGTAATTCCGCGGCGAGGCCCGCGATATTGGTCATCGGGGGAGGAGTTTTGGGCTCGGGCCTGGCGGAGATCGCCAAAAATGACAAAATAATGCTCATCGAGAGCGACGTTTCTTTCGGCCCGCGGACGCAAATAATTTGCGACGCGCACAACCTGCCGTTCGCCGATTCTTCCCTTGACGGGATAATTGCGCAGGCCGTGCTCGAACATGTCACGGACCCTCACAGATGCGTAAGCGAGATATACCGCATCTTGAGACCGAAAGGGCTTGTGTATAGCGAAGTCCCTTTTATGCAGCAAGTCCATATGGGCAGGTATGATTTTACGAGGTTCACTGATTTGGGGCACAGGAGGCTTTTCAGGAATTTCGAGGAGATAAAAAGGGGCGTAGCCGGCGGGCCTGCCAGCGCCTTGGCGTGGAGCCTCAGGTATTTTTTCATGAGTTTTACCGATTCCCCGTTCATCAAGAAGATATTAAGTACGTTATCTATTTTCGCGTTCTTTTGGATCAAATACTTAGATTTTTACCTCGTAAAAAAGGCATCTTCCGGCGACGCGGCGGGAGGGTTTTATTTTCTCGGGAGAAAAAGCGATAAAACCGTGACGGATGCGGAAATAATCTCGCTCTATAAAGCAAAGGGCAAATGA
- a CDS encoding radical SAM protein encodes MNILLVKPYNLSDHIQPSLGLGYLAESCRKAGHNVTILDCIKKGMKADALIRMVKEAKPDVVGFQCYTFDLKFVKEALEGCKNLEPGLITVLGGPHPSAAPEESIKYFGAPLDFIFVGEAEKGLPILLDRLGKKGPRDLSDIPGLGWRENGRVRINPQIFVEDLDSLGMPAWDLIRPEEYPECQHGAVFRKFPIAPIIVTRGCPFSCTFCAGNIIGGKKIRKHSVDFILGQIKYLYDRHGIREFHIIDDNFTFDRAYAKELLRKLADLHLGISWATPNGVRIDCLDEEMLVLMKKSGLYLISLGIESGSDRVLALMKKGTTTDKIRKGIDMIRRFKIDVAGFFIVGFPGEKEEDIRKTIRFSLDLGLIRANYFTYLPFPGTASYKELASEGKLGGVDWDRFYFMSAPYAGDGLNQKQVKSLQREAFLRFYMRPGIMIKNILAIKSPRHFKFLLKRFFHWVIMK; translated from the coding sequence ATGAACATCTTACTGGTAAAACCTTATAACCTCAGCGATCATATCCAGCCTTCCCTGGGCCTGGGCTATTTGGCCGAGTCGTGCAGGAAGGCAGGGCATAATGTGACGATACTTGATTGCATTAAAAAAGGCATGAAGGCGGATGCCTTGATCCGTATGGTCAAAGAGGCAAAGCCCGATGTCGTCGGTTTCCAGTGCTATACGTTCGACCTGAAATTCGTCAAGGAGGCCCTGGAAGGATGCAAAAACCTGGAGCCGGGCTTGATAACTGTCCTGGGCGGGCCGCATCCTTCTGCCGCCCCCGAAGAGAGCATTAAGTATTTCGGCGCTCCTTTGGACTTCATCTTCGTCGGGGAAGCCGAAAAAGGCCTGCCTATTCTGCTCGACAGGCTTGGGAAAAAAGGACCCCGGGACCTTTCGGATATCCCCGGGTTAGGGTGGAGGGAGAACGGCCGTGTGCGCATAAATCCCCAGATATTCGTCGAAGACCTGGACAGCTTGGGAATGCCGGCATGGGACCTTATCCGGCCCGAGGAATATCCCGAATGCCAGCACGGCGCCGTTTTCAGGAAGTTCCCCATAGCGCCTATAATAGTCACCCGCGGTTGCCCTTTCTCCTGCACGTTTTGCGCGGGTAACATAATAGGGGGGAAGAAGATACGGAAGCACAGCGTAGATTTCATCCTAGGGCAGATCAAGTATCTGTATGATAGGCATGGCATACGTGAGTTCCATATTATAGACGATAACTTTACTTTTGACAGGGCCTACGCAAAGGAATTGCTGCGGAAACTCGCCGATTTGCACTTGGGTATAAGCTGGGCGACCCCGAACGGGGTCCGCATAGACTGCCTGGACGAAGAAATGCTTGTGCTGATGAAAAAAAGCGGCCTTTACCTTATTTCATTAGGGATAGAATCAGGCTCAGACAGGGTACTTGCCTTAATGAAGAAAGGGACCACCACCGATAAGATACGGAAGGGGATAGACATGATCCGCCGGTTTAAGATAGATGTGGCGGGATTTTTTATCGTTGGCTTCCCGGGCGAGAAAGAAGAGGACATCAGGAAAACGATCCGTTTTTCGCTTGATCTGGGTTTGATCAGGGCGAATTATTTTACGTACCTGCCTTTTCCCGGCACGGCCAGTTATAAGGAGTTGGCTTCAGAGGGGAAATTGGGCGGTGTTGACTGGGACAGGTTTTATTTTATGAGCGCCCCGTACGCGGGAGACGGCTTGAACCAAAAACAGGTCAAATCTTTGCAACGTGAAGCTTTCTTAAGATTTTATATGCGGCCGGGAATAATGATAAAGAACATATTGGCGATCAAGTCTCCGCGGCATTTCAAGTTCCTCCTGAAGAGGTTCTTCCATTGGGTTATCATGAAATGA
- a CDS encoding radical SAM protein: MKVLFFHRNAEWMGIEYLSSSLKRAGHDTELLFDPGSGDVEYKFNIIERYFDVSGKMIKKAKAYKPDLIAFSCLTNLYPWVSKMASLLKKEMAVPIIVGGLHPTILPEFVIKNPDIDMICVGEGEEALVELANSMQNGKIDHSIKNIWFKKDGEIVRNPSRPLMQDLDSLPFPDKDMFRRYGCFSDRLYVMTGRGCPYQCTYCFNSYYRKLLNQPGHSYTRRRSVGRVIEELKYFKSRYRIKEVFFYDDVFTINDAWIRDFAGRYKKEINLPFKVLVHPKNVKKDIMLLLKEAGCIYVDIGLESGSEDVRYKLLKRNMSNDDIIDTAKVLKEAGIKFCTLNIVGFPTETTEQMWETYELNRKIKPDGTIVSIFYPFPKTELADFCAERGFIKEGEYEKICNGEGGYKQGSLIRDIDEKEALRLQVLIPFLTRMPAFLHPVIKRMPINGFTRIISIPFLSVPRNAYIRIKESLVMFVKSHWNYLWT, from the coding sequence ATGAAGGTCTTATTTTTCCACAGGAACGCGGAATGGATGGGGATCGAATATCTTTCTAGCTCCCTGAAGAGGGCGGGGCACGACACCGAGCTGCTCTTCGACCCCGGTTCGGGTGACGTGGAGTATAAATTTAATATCATTGAAAGGTATTTCGACGTTTCCGGTAAAATGATAAAAAAGGCGAAGGCGTATAAACCCGACCTCATAGCGTTCTCTTGTTTGACCAATTTATACCCTTGGGTCTCCAAAATGGCTTCCCTGCTGAAAAAAGAAATGGCCGTGCCTATCATTGTGGGAGGCCTCCATCCCACCATTCTGCCCGAGTTCGTCATAAAAAACCCGGATATAGACATGATTTGCGTCGGCGAAGGCGAAGAGGCCCTGGTAGAATTGGCGAATAGCATGCAAAATGGGAAGATCGATCACTCGATAAAGAACATCTGGTTCAAGAAGGACGGGGAGATCGTCCGGAACCCGTCCAGGCCCCTGATGCAGGACCTGGACTCCCTGCCTTTCCCGGACAAGGATATGTTCAGGAGGTACGGATGTTTTTCGGACAGGCTTTATGTCATGACCGGCAGGGGATGCCCGTACCAATGCACGTATTGTTTTAATTCTTACTACAGGAAACTGTTGAACCAGCCGGGCCATTCCTATACCCGCCGCAGGAGCGTCGGAAGGGTGATAGAGGAGCTTAAATATTTCAAGTCCAGGTACCGCATCAAGGAGGTCTTCTTTTACGACGATGTATTTACGATAAACGACGCTTGGATCAGGGACTTTGCCGGCAGGTATAAGAAGGAGATAAACTTGCCTTTTAAGGTCCTGGTGCACCCAAAGAATGTCAAGAAAGACATTATGCTGCTCCTGAAGGAGGCGGGGTGTATCTATGTGGATATCGGCCTGGAGTCGGGGAGCGAGGACGTAAGGTATAAATTATTAAAAAGGAACATGAGCAACGACGATATTATTGATACGGCCAAGGTCCTGAAAGAGGCAGGGATCAAGTTCTGCACATTGAACATAGTGGGTTTCCCGACGGAGACGACCGAACAGATGTGGGAGACTTACGAGTTGAACAGGAAGATAAAACCTGACGGGACCATCGTGTCGATTTTTTATCCGTTCCCGAAAACAGAGTTGGCGGATTTCTGCGCTGAACGCGGGTTCATAAAGGAAGGCGAATACGAAAAGATCTGTAACGGCGAGGGAGGGTATAAACAGGGGTCGCTTATCAGGGATATAGACGAGAAAGAGGCCTTGAGGTTGCAAGTATTGATCCCTTTTCTCACCAGGATGCCGGCGTTTTTGCACCCCGTGATCAAGAGGATGCCTATCAACGGCTTCACTAGGATCATCTCTATACCGTTCCTTTCCGTTCCCAGGAATGCCTATATACGCATCAAGGAATCTTTAGTCATGTTCGTGAAATCCCATTGGAATTACCTGTGGACATAA